GGTCGGGCCACTTGACCGAGACGCGGACCGTGCCGAAATCGCCCTCCACGGAGGCCTCCGCGGCGATCGGGGCCGGGCCCTGGGGGGATCCGGCTGGTTGCGAGGCCGGCACGGAGGCCGGCCCCACTCGGGTTCCGGCATGTTGCGAGGCCGGCCCCACTCGGGCTCCGGCATGTTGCGAGGCCGGCCCCACCCGGGGCACGGTGCACCCGGCTACCAGGGCGAGGGCGACGCCCGCGGATATGCTGTTGCGCAGCATCACTCGATCCCCACGTCGACATCACCATAGGTGGTGATGGTCACGGTGCAGGAAGCCGATTTGGCCGGATCGTCCCGGGAGGTGGCCTTGATGGTGACCGTGCCCTCCGGGGCGTTGCGGGCGGCGGTGACCAGGCCGGTCGAATCCACGGTGGCCAGGCTCTGGTTCGAGGACGTCCAGACGACCTGGCGGTCGGAGCGATCCGAGGCGGCCACCGCGGCAGTCAGGCGCTCGTTGGTCTTGAACCGCGGATCCGGCGTGGCCGTGCCGCCGGGCATGGCGTTGAGGGTGAGGGTGGTCTTGCTGAGTGATACGCCGGTTACTTCGAAGACGTGGAGGCCGACGGTCCTGGCCAGGACGCCGCTGGCCGCCTTGACGACGGCGTCGCCAGGTTCGACGGCGGTGAACAGGCCGGTCTTGGCGTCCACGATGCCGCCGCTGCCGGTCATGGACCAGGTGAGGATCGGCGCGGCGACGGTCGCGCCGGCCGAGTCCTTGACGCTGGGCGTCGCGACGTAGGTGGCG
This genomic window from Candidatus Tanganyikabacteria bacterium contains:
- a CDS encoding Ig domain-containing protein, producing PAPTPTAAATPAPTPTPTPTPTPTPTPTPTPTPTPTPTPTPTPVPAPRLDSVAPVNGGEGASLTLNGANFAIAGLTTAVFLGDLAVESVVVASNVKVTGKVPAGAANGDLVVTVGDKTSEARPFQVLKFIAISPATADVLVGATYVATPSVKDSAGATVAAPILTWSMTGSGGIVDAKTGLFTAVEPGDAVVKAASGVLARTVGLHVFEVTGVSLSKTTLTLNAMPGGTATPDPRFKTNERLTAAVAASDRSDRQVVWTSSNQSLATVDSTGLVTAARNAPEGTVTIKATSRDDPAKSASCTVTITTYGDVDVGIE